One window of the Niallia circulans genome contains the following:
- a CDS encoding carbamoyl phosphate synthase large subunit → MPKDTTIKTILVIGSGPIVIGQAAEFDYAGTQACMALKEEGYKVILVNNNPATIMTDETFADSIYFEPLTVDVLEKVIQKEKPDGILATLGGQTGLNLAFQLSEQGILEKYQVKLLGSSIESIKKGEDREAFRELMYQLNEPVPESKIVHKVDEAIEFANEIGFPIIVRPAYTLGGTGGGIAGDMEEFISLVSGGLKESAIGQCLVERSIAGFKEVEYEVMRDSMNTCITICNMENIDPVGIHTGDSIVIAPSQTLTDVEYQMLRSASIKIISALGIIGGCNIQFALDPNSKKYYLIEVNPRVSRSSALASKATGYPIARMAAKLAVGYCLNELINPVTGDTFASFEPALDYVVVKIPKWPFDKFPTVSRKLGTQMKATGEVMGIDRNLERALLKAIHSLEIKGNDLILRELKDMSVEVLYEKMLEQTDERFFIILELIRKEEPIAKIHDLTKIDLFFLHRFKRLIEMEKEIFHTSLQTVTKESLLQWKEKGFSDAFLANAWNCFEKEVREKRKQLQVMPIYKMVDTCAAEFKAKTNYYYSSYYGENEQNKSAKRKVLVIGSGPIRIGQGIEFDYCSVHGVFALKDEGLETILINNNPETVSTDFATADRLYFEPLSVEDIMNVIESEGIEDVIVQLGGQTALNVAKELESYGVHILGTNSDTIDVLEDRDLFYKLLEEEDIPHIQGDNAENEQQVIASVKKIGYPVLIRPSYVIGGKGMERINNEAELQSYLRTDVPYPVLVDQFMEASEAELDLATDGIDICVPTIMEHIEKTGVHSGDSLSILPAKNLSVSVKEKMITYAKKIVQHTGYKGLMNIQYIINKEEVYVLEVNPRASRTVPIVSKVTGVPLVQIATKILLGKYTLTEKEKTYSDDIEFTCIKYPVYSNYALKGLDSKLGPEMRSTGEGIALAETVEDALRKVFHPTLKKMPKQEMKIVLKTTEDLADLYEKADQVQLSVEIADSQTVESLLADKSTVAFYNPTNLQEDRQSRELATRNRIITFTQKESLEAFISSFKGKDITVHSIQEWHTNIRKGVSTV, encoded by the coding sequence ATGCCTAAAGACACGACGATAAAAACCATACTTGTAATAGGATCAGGACCAATTGTAATTGGTCAGGCAGCTGAATTTGATTATGCTGGCACACAAGCATGCATGGCTTTGAAAGAAGAAGGATATAAAGTCATCCTTGTAAATAATAATCCGGCTACGATAATGACAGATGAAACTTTTGCTGATTCGATTTATTTTGAACCATTGACAGTAGATGTATTAGAAAAGGTTATTCAAAAAGAAAAGCCTGATGGAATTCTTGCTACTTTAGGAGGTCAAACGGGATTAAATCTGGCATTTCAATTAAGTGAACAAGGCATCTTAGAAAAGTATCAAGTGAAATTGCTGGGAAGCTCTATTGAATCAATCAAAAAGGGAGAAGATAGAGAAGCATTTAGAGAATTAATGTATCAATTAAATGAACCAGTACCAGAAAGTAAAATTGTGCATAAAGTCGATGAAGCGATAGAATTTGCAAATGAAATTGGCTTTCCTATCATTGTTCGTCCTGCCTATACCTTAGGTGGAACAGGCGGTGGTATCGCTGGGGATATGGAAGAATTCATTAGTCTAGTATCTGGCGGTTTGAAGGAAAGTGCCATTGGTCAATGCTTAGTGGAAAGAAGTATTGCTGGCTTTAAGGAAGTAGAATATGAGGTAATGCGTGATAGTATGAATACATGTATTACCATTTGCAATATGGAAAACATCGATCCAGTCGGAATTCACACGGGGGATAGTATCGTTATTGCTCCGTCTCAAACATTAACAGATGTAGAATATCAAATGCTTCGTTCTGCTTCTATTAAAATCATTTCCGCCCTAGGAATTATAGGTGGATGCAATATCCAATTTGCATTAGATCCGAACAGTAAGAAATATTATTTAATTGAAGTAAATCCAAGGGTGAGTAGATCATCCGCCCTTGCATCAAAAGCTACTGGGTATCCGATTGCTAGAATGGCTGCAAAACTGGCAGTTGGTTATTGTCTCAATGAGCTAATTAATCCAGTAACAGGAGATACATTTGCAAGCTTTGAACCGGCATTAGATTATGTCGTAGTAAAAATACCAAAGTGGCCATTTGATAAATTTCCTACTGTATCAAGAAAACTCGGCACGCAAATGAAGGCGACAGGAGAAGTAATGGGAATAGACCGCAATCTGGAGCGGGCCTTGCTAAAAGCAATCCATTCTCTTGAGATAAAAGGAAATGATTTAATTCTTCGAGAATTAAAAGATATGTCAGTGGAAGTATTATACGAGAAAATGCTGGAACAAACGGATGAAAGATTTTTTATCATTTTAGAACTAATTAGGAAAGAGGAACCAATTGCTAAAATACATGATTTAACAAAAATCGATTTATTCTTCCTTCATCGATTTAAAAGATTGATTGAGATGGAGAAAGAAATATTCCATACTTCCCTCCAAACAGTAACAAAAGAGAGTTTGCTGCAATGGAAAGAAAAAGGGTTTAGTGATGCTTTCTTAGCAAATGCGTGGAATTGCTTTGAAAAAGAGGTAAGAGAAAAACGCAAACAGTTACAAGTGATGCCTATTTATAAAATGGTTGATACTTGTGCAGCAGAATTTAAAGCAAAAACTAATTACTACTATTCCAGCTATTATGGTGAAAATGAGCAAAATAAAAGTGCTAAACGAAAAGTACTTGTTATCGGCAGTGGTCCCATCAGAATTGGTCAAGGAATAGAGTTCGACTATTGCTCGGTTCATGGCGTATTTGCCTTAAAAGATGAAGGTCTGGAAACAATCCTTATTAATAATAATCCAGAGACCGTGAGTACAGATTTTGCCACGGCAGATCGTTTGTATTTTGAACCATTAAGCGTGGAAGATATTATGAATGTTATCGAATCAGAAGGGATAGAAGATGTCATTGTCCAATTAGGAGGTCAAACTGCTCTTAATGTAGCAAAAGAACTGGAATCCTATGGTGTCCATATACTTGGAACAAACAGTGACACAATCGATGTTTTAGAAGATAGAGATTTATTTTATAAGCTATTGGAAGAAGAAGATATTCCTCATATCCAAGGAGATAACGCAGAAAATGAGCAGCAGGTTATTGCTTCAGTCAAGAAGATAGGCTATCCAGTTCTTATCCGTCCATCTTATGTGATTGGCGGCAAGGGAATGGAACGGATAAATAATGAAGCAGAATTACAATCCTATTTACGAACGGATGTACCTTACCCTGTCCTTGTTGATCAGTTTATGGAAGCTTCAGAAGCAGAGTTGGACTTAGCAACAGATGGAATCGATATTTGTGTCCCGACGATTATGGAACATATCGAGAAAACGGGCGTACATTCGGGAGATAGTTTATCTATATTGCCTGCTAAAAATTTATCAGTAAGCGTAAAAGAAAAAATGATCACTTACGCAAAAAAAATTGTTCAGCATACAGGCTATAAAGGACTAATGAACATCCAGTATATTATCAATAAAGAAGAGGTATATGTATTGGAAGTAAATCCTCGCGCTAGTCGAACAGTACCGATTGTAAGCAAAGTAACTGGTGTACCATTAGTACAAATTGCGACAAAAATATTGCTTGGGAAATATACATTGACTGAAAAAGAAAAAACATATTCGGATGATATAGAATTTACTTGTATTAAGTATCCTGTTTATTCCAATTATGCTTTAAAAGGGCTAGATTCTAAATTGGGACCAGAAATGCGTTCTACAGGAGAAGGCATTGCACTTGCAGAAACGGTAGAAGATGCGTTGAGAAAAGTATTTCACCCTACTTTAAAGAAAATGCCAAAACAGGAGATGAAAATTGTTTTAAAAACAACAGAAGATCTAGCAGATCTTTATGAAAAAGCAGACCAAGTCCAATTATCAGTTGAAATCGCTGATAGCCAGACTGTCGAATCGTTATTAGCAGATAAGAGTACAGTTGCCTTTTATAATCCAACAAACTTACAAGAAGATCGACAATCTCGCGAATTAGCAACGAGAAATCGTATTATTACCTTCACGCAAAAAGAAAGTCTCGAAGCATTTATTTCCTCTTTTAAAGGAAAAGACATAACCGTTCATTCGATTCAGGAATGGCATACAAATATAAGAAAAGGAGTGAGTACAGTATGA
- a CDS encoding acetylornithine transaminase, with product MSHLFPTYSKWEIEPESAQGSYLYSKNGGVYLDFTSGIGVCNLGHCHPEVKDAVEQQLNKFWHVSNLFPLEVQEKAAEILTKASGLDLVFFANSGAEANEAAIKLARKATGKTKILTFQQSFHGRTFATMSATGQDKIKQGYGPMLETFEYIPFNDLNALKEQLTEDVAAVMLEIVQGEGGIYVASQEFLQGVEAICKEKGVLLLIDEIQTGMGRTGKAFAFQHFGIKPDIISVAKGMANGIPTGAIVADGKLKEFFGPGSHGTTFGGNPLAMAAAVKTMEIIFEPAFLEEVKKKSEWVFSLLKEKLAGNQHVKDIRGLGLMIGIELDIPVASILGELRREGLIVLNAGEKVIRLLPSLNTSQEDFIKGMEIIQKSLNIHAKVTI from the coding sequence ATGAGTCATTTATTCCCAACCTACTCAAAATGGGAAATAGAGCCAGAATCTGCACAGGGGAGTTATTTGTATAGTAAAAATGGTGGCGTTTATTTAGATTTTACTTCAGGAATAGGAGTATGTAATTTAGGGCATTGCCATCCAGAAGTAAAAGATGCTGTTGAACAACAGTTAAATAAATTTTGGCATGTTTCGAATCTTTTTCCATTAGAAGTGCAGGAAAAGGCAGCAGAAATATTGACGAAGGCATCAGGGTTAGATCTTGTTTTCTTTGCGAATAGTGGGGCAGAGGCAAATGAGGCAGCCATTAAACTAGCTAGAAAAGCAACAGGAAAAACAAAAATTCTTACTTTCCAGCAATCCTTTCATGGCAGAACCTTTGCAACAATGTCAGCAACAGGTCAGGATAAAATAAAGCAAGGCTATGGACCGATGCTGGAGACATTTGAGTATATTCCATTTAACGATTTAAATGCATTAAAAGAACAATTAACAGAAGACGTAGCTGCCGTAATGCTTGAAATAGTACAAGGAGAAGGCGGTATATATGTAGCTTCTCAAGAATTTTTACAAGGTGTTGAAGCAATTTGCAAAGAAAAGGGTGTCTTGCTGCTAATTGATGAAATTCAAACAGGAATGGGTAGAACAGGAAAAGCTTTTGCCTTTCAACACTTTGGTATTAAACCTGATATTATTAGTGTGGCAAAAGGAATGGCAAATGGAATTCCAACAGGAGCTATTGTGGCAGATGGAAAGCTAAAGGAGTTCTTTGGTCCAGGAAGCCATGGCACCACATTTGGAGGGAATCCTTTAGCGATGGCAGCAGCTGTTAAAACGATGGAAATAATCTTTGAACCAGCTTTCTTAGAAGAAGTAAAGAAAAAAAGTGAATGGGTATTTAGCCTTTTAAAAGAAAAATTAGCCGGAAATCAACATGTAAAGGACATTCGAGGTTTAGGATTGATGATTGGAATTGAATTGGATATACCCGTTGCTTCGATATTAGGAGAATTAAGAAGAGAAGGCTTAATCGTTTTAAATGCTGGGGAAAAGGTTATACGTTTATTGCCAAGTCTTAATACTTCACAGGAAGATTTTATTAAGGGAATGGAAATAATACAAAAAAGTTTAAATATTCATGCAAAAGTAACAATCTAA
- the argJ gene encoding bifunctional ornithine acetyltransferase/N-acetylglutamate synthase has protein sequence MQIMNNIQSHIEEIKDGNIVSPIGYKAAGVHAGLRYNKKDIGAIVSAVPANCAAVYTASHFQAAPLKVTQESIAKEKRIQAIVVNSACANACTGEKGLKDAYEMRKIMANYLQIKEEYVAVSSTGVIGEYLQMDKMEKGINQLIFHSTPQNAEAFQEAILTTDTVMKKCCYSATIAGVTVTMGGTAKGSGMIHPNMATMLGFITTDAAIPSEVLQAALSKVIPTTFNQITVDGDTSTNDTVLVLANGMAKNEPLTEEHPDYPVFVELLSTTCESLAKQIAKDGEGATKLIEVKVSGSNNDEEARIIAKQIVGSNLVKTAIYGSDANWGRIITAIGQTKTAVNPSRVDIAIGDILMLKESEPQSFSEQTAIEYLNQDFIQIFVDLHNGKGEGKAWGCDLSYDYVKINASYRT, from the coding sequence GTGCAGATTATGAATAATATTCAATCCCATATAGAGGAGATAAAGGATGGGAATATCGTATCACCAATTGGCTATAAAGCTGCCGGTGTCCATGCTGGACTTCGATACAATAAGAAAGATATTGGCGCAATAGTAAGTGCCGTTCCAGCAAATTGTGCCGCTGTATACACAGCAAGTCACTTTCAAGCTGCACCATTAAAAGTAACGCAGGAATCTATTGCCAAAGAAAAACGAATTCAAGCAATTGTCGTAAATAGTGCTTGTGCAAATGCATGTACAGGGGAAAAAGGCTTAAAGGATGCCTATGAAATGAGAAAGATCATGGCCAATTATCTTCAAATAAAGGAAGAATATGTGGCAGTTTCTTCAACAGGTGTGATTGGTGAATATCTGCAAATGGATAAAATGGAAAAAGGAATTAATCAATTAATCTTTCATTCTACTCCCCAAAATGCAGAAGCATTTCAAGAAGCCATTTTAACGACTGATACAGTAATGAAAAAATGTTGCTATTCTGCAACTATTGCGGGGGTAACTGTTACGATGGGAGGAACAGCAAAGGGATCTGGCATGATTCATCCTAACATGGCAACAATGCTTGGATTTATTACGACAGATGCAGCCATCCCATCGGAAGTTCTTCAAGCTGCGTTAAGTAAGGTGATTCCTACTACCTTTAATCAAATTACAGTAGACGGAGATACTTCTACAAATGATACAGTCCTTGTACTGGCAAATGGCATGGCAAAAAACGAACCTCTTACCGAAGAGCATCCGGATTATCCGGTCTTTGTGGAGCTTTTATCTACAACATGTGAGAGTCTGGCTAAACAGATTGCTAAAGATGGTGAAGGTGCAACAAAGCTAATTGAAGTAAAGGTTTCAGGAAGCAATAATGACGAAGAAGCACGCATTATTGCGAAACAAATAGTAGGCTCTAATTTAGTGAAAACTGCAATTTATGGATCAGATGCTAACTGGGGAAGAATTATCACCGCTATCGGTCAAACAAAAACAGCCGTTAATCCATCAAGAGTAGACATAGCGATTGGCGATATCCTTATGCTTAAGGAAAGTGAACCACAGTCGTTTTCAGAACAAACGGCAATCGAGTATTTAAACCAAGATTTTATTCAGATATTTGTAGATTTGCATAATGGCAAGGGCGAAGGAAAAGCCTGGGGCTGCGATTTATCTTATGATTATGTCAAGATAAATGCCAGCTACAGAACTTGA
- a CDS encoding carbamoyl phosphate synthase small subunit, whose amino-acid sequence MEGYLHLSNGVKYKGEFVTTSDAKEIKGEIVFFTGMTGYQEVLTDPSYKDQIIVFTYPLIGNYGINKEDFESKKPHVAGVIVYESNSDAFHYQAEYSLQQYLNKWNIPMLAHVDTRSIVKNIRQSGSMPAVITGEKEISIPAFSLKEDVKVAKVSEMNFQTYGQGEYHIVLVDFGKKESMLTALLERECKVTVVPYNTPFTSIKSLQPDGILLSNGPGNPKELISILPTIKAMIKHYPTLGICLGHQLAALALGAETTKLSFGHRGANHPVMDRKKKKVIMSSQNHSYVVKEESLSATGCEARFYNLHDGSVEGLSHSIYPLQTVQFHPEANPGPSEGCYIFDEFIENVKANNGRVFAYA is encoded by the coding sequence ATGGAAGGTTATCTTCACTTAAGCAATGGTGTGAAATATAAAGGTGAGTTCGTTACAACTAGCGATGCCAAAGAAATAAAGGGAGAAATCGTATTTTTCACTGGAATGACAGGATATCAGGAAGTACTAACAGATCCCTCCTATAAAGATCAAATTATTGTTTTTACGTACCCGTTAATTGGAAACTATGGCATAAACAAAGAAGATTTTGAAAGTAAAAAGCCACATGTTGCAGGAGTTATTGTATATGAATCGAATAGTGACGCATTCCATTATCAAGCTGAATATTCCTTACAGCAATATTTAAATAAATGGAATATTCCAATGCTAGCACATGTTGATACCCGTTCTATTGTAAAAAATATAAGACAATCTGGTTCTATGCCTGCCGTTATCACAGGAGAAAAAGAGATTTCCATCCCTGCATTTTCTTTAAAGGAGGATGTCAAAGTAGCAAAGGTTTCGGAAATGAACTTTCAAACGTATGGACAGGGTGAATATCATATTGTCCTTGTTGATTTTGGAAAAAAGGAAAGTATGTTAACAGCATTATTAGAGCGTGAGTGTAAAGTCACGGTTGTTCCCTATAATACACCATTTACTAGCATTAAATCACTGCAGCCTGATGGCATTCTCTTATCAAATGGACCTGGGAATCCAAAGGAGTTAATCAGTATTTTACCAACGATTAAAGCGATGATTAAGCATTACCCAACTCTTGGTATTTGTTTAGGACATCAGCTTGCAGCATTAGCTTTAGGGGCAGAAACTACCAAACTATCATTTGGACATAGAGGAGCCAATCATCCTGTAATGGATCGGAAGAAAAAGAAAGTGATTATGTCCTCTCAAAATCATAGCTATGTAGTAAAAGAAGAAAGTCTATCTGCTACAGGTTGTGAAGCAAGATTTTATAATCTTCACGATGGATCAGTAGAAGGGCTGTCTCACAGCATTTATCCACTGCAAACGGTACAGTTTCATCCAGAGGCAAATCCAGGTCCTTCAGAAGGATGTTATATATTTGATGAATTTATAGAAAATGTTAAAGCAAATAATGGGAGAGTTTTCGCATATGCCTAA
- the argF gene encoding ornithine carbamoyltransferase — translation MMITSNLDLKGKDLLTLADYSKETILELLDKAKAIKESHLKGEIIAPLKGKTLGMIFEKSSTRTRVSFEAGMTQLGGHALYLNSRDLQIGRGETISDTAKVLSQYVDAIMIRTFSHDIVEELAEHATIPIINGLTDLYHPCQALADLLTLLEVKGSLEGLKLAYIGDGNNVAHSLLIACSKVGVDISIATPPNYEVDKKVAELAYSFAKISGSKIVLTHNPIEAVREADAIYSDVWTSMGQEAENEQRLKDFQGFQINAELVSHAKSDYIFLHCLPAHREEEVTSEIIDGSHSYVFQQAGNRLHAQKALLVEILK, via the coding sequence ATGATGATTACATCTAATCTAGATTTAAAGGGAAAAGATTTATTAACATTGGCTGACTATTCAAAAGAAACAATCCTTGAATTATTAGATAAGGCGAAGGCAATAAAAGAATCACACTTAAAGGGAGAAATAATAGCCCCTCTAAAAGGAAAGACATTAGGAATGATTTTTGAGAAATCATCAACGCGAACAAGAGTCTCCTTTGAAGCGGGGATGACTCAGCTCGGAGGGCATGCACTATATTTAAATAGTCGAGATCTGCAAATTGGCAGAGGGGAAACTATATCAGACACCGCAAAAGTGTTATCCCAATATGTAGATGCCATTATGATACGTACTTTTTCTCATGATATTGTCGAAGAATTAGCAGAGCATGCAACCATACCTATTATCAACGGATTAACGGACTTATATCATCCATGTCAAGCATTAGCAGATTTACTTACTTTATTGGAAGTAAAAGGGAGTTTGGAAGGTCTAAAGCTTGCGTATATCGGGGACGGAAATAATGTGGCTCATTCTTTACTTATCGCTTGCTCGAAAGTAGGAGTCGATATTTCCATTGCGACACCACCAAATTATGAAGTCGATAAAAAAGTGGCGGAACTTGCCTATTCTTTTGCAAAAATAAGTGGCAGTAAAATTGTCCTTACTCATAATCCTATAGAAGCTGTTCGGGAGGCCGATGCTATCTACTCAGATGTATGGACCAGTATGGGGCAAGAAGCGGAAAATGAGCAGCGTTTAAAAGATTTCCAAGGCTTTCAAATTAATGCAGAATTAGTGAGCCATGCAAAATCGGATTACATTTTTTTACACTGTTTACCAGCCCATCGTGAAGAAGAAGTAACATCAGAAATTATCGATGGAAGTCATTCCTACGTCTTTCAGCAGGCCGGCAATAGATTACATGCACAAAAGGCATTATTGGTGGAAATTTTAAAATAA
- the argC gene encoding N-acetyl-gamma-glutamyl-phosphate reductase yields MKVSIIGTTGYGGAELIRILHSHPSFTIKSVHTTRDEVPVWNEYPHLFNIMDNKLEPINPEKIAKECDIVFFATPTGVSGKLVQEFADKEIQMVDLSGDLRLRSTGDYQTWYKKEPVSTDLIDSFVYGLSEWNKEKIATSTRISNPGCYPTATLLGLAPLVKENLILPNSIIVDAKSGISGAGRSPSRANMFAEMSENFKIYKVNEHQHIPEIEQQLADWNSESKAITFSTHLMPTSRGLMATIYATLNKSVTNEQIHDLYTEIYANSPFVRVRPLFTYPSIKEVKGSNFCDIGINVDERTSRITIVSVIDNLMKGAAGQAVQNANIMNGYEETAGLQFLPLYP; encoded by the coding sequence ATGAAAGTATCTATAATTGGTACAACAGGATATGGTGGTGCAGAATTAATCAGAATTTTGCATAGTCATCCTTCATTCACAATTAAGTCTGTACATACAACAAGAGATGAAGTCCCAGTATGGAATGAATATCCTCATTTATTTAATATAATGGACAACAAACTAGAACCAATTAATCCAGAAAAAATAGCAAAAGAATGCGATATTGTTTTTTTTGCTACTCCTACAGGTGTATCCGGAAAGCTCGTTCAAGAATTCGCAGATAAAGAGATTCAAATGGTTGATTTATCTGGGGATCTGCGCTTAAGGAGTACAGGTGATTATCAGACATGGTATAAAAAGGAGCCTGTTTCCACTGACCTTATTGATAGCTTTGTTTATGGGCTTTCTGAATGGAATAAAGAAAAAATTGCTACCAGCACGAGAATTTCCAATCCGGGATGTTATCCGACTGCCACCCTCTTAGGATTAGCACCCCTAGTAAAAGAAAACTTGATATTGCCAAATAGTATTATTGTGGATGCTAAATCTGGTATTTCAGGAGCGGGTAGGAGTCCCTCAAGAGCTAATATGTTTGCTGAGATGAGCGAAAATTTTAAAATTTATAAAGTGAATGAACATCAGCATATTCCAGAAATAGAACAACAATTAGCTGATTGGAATTCTGAATCGAAAGCTATTACTTTTTCTACCCATCTTATGCCGACAAGCAGAGGATTAATGGCAACCATATATGCTACCTTAAATAAAAGTGTCACAAATGAACAAATTCATGATTTATATACAGAAATTTATGCAAACAGTCCTTTTGTGCGGGTGAGACCACTTTTTACCTATCCTTCGATAAAAGAAGTTAAAGGCTCTAATTTTTGTGATATTGGAATAAATGTGGATGAACGGACTAGCAGGATAACGATCGTATCGGTTATTGATAATTTAATGAAAGGGGCTGCGGGTCAGGCTGTTCAAAACGCAAATATTATGAATGGCTATGAGGAAACAGCTGGTTTGCAGTTTCTGCCGCTTTACCCATAA
- the argB gene encoding acetylglutamate kinase gives MKTIVIKCGGSVIDQLTSEFFTSLKRLKNKGYQLVFVHGGGPDINEMLDYFQVKAAFHNGLRKTTKEALEIVEMVLSGKTNRKLVQLLREHDLNGIGLNGTDNNCINASLIDEEKLGLVGEVSQVNIRLLSSLLEENLIPVLTPLGITEDGRKLNINADYVASAVAKYLHAEQCLFVTDVAGILIDGELQARMAQEEITHYINTGQINGGMIPKVTSAIAALESGLNSVMIISGKKQFFDGEELIGTKIVVKEGIVE, from the coding sequence GTGAAAACCATTGTTATAAAATGTGGCGGAAGTGTAATCGATCAACTAACATCAGAATTTTTTACTAGTTTAAAAAGGTTAAAGAATAAAGGCTATCAACTAGTTTTCGTCCATGGAGGCGGTCCTGATATCAATGAAATGCTTGATTATTTTCAAGTGAAAGCTGCCTTTCACAATGGACTTCGTAAAACGACGAAAGAGGCGTTGGAAATAGTCGAAATGGTCCTGTCTGGCAAAACAAATCGTAAGCTTGTTCAGTTATTAAGAGAACATGATTTGAATGGGATTGGACTCAATGGAACGGATAATAATTGCATAAATGCTTCTCTTATTGATGAAGAAAAGCTTGGACTAGTCGGAGAGGTATCCCAAGTTAATATCAGGTTGCTTTCCTCCCTTTTAGAAGAAAATTTGATTCCCGTCCTAACACCATTAGGGATTACAGAAGACGGAAGAAAATTAAATATTAATGCAGATTATGTAGCATCGGCAGTTGCGAAGTATTTACATGCCGAACAATGCCTTTTTGTAACAGACGTGGCAGGAATTTTAATAGATGGAGAACTTCAAGCAAGAATGGCACAAGAGGAAATCACTCATTACATCAATACTGGACAGATCAATGGAGGCATGATTCCGAAGGTTACCTCTGCTATCGCAGCACTGGAAAGTGGGTTAAATAGTGTCATGATTATATCAGGAAAAAAACAGTTTTTTGATGGTGAAGAATTAATCGGAACAAAAATTGTTGTGAAAGAAGGGATTGTAGAATGA
- a CDS encoding YjzC family protein, whose translation MGQNRQFRPGQKAPNNGLYIEIGETGSNVNNPQMLKLKAGDRFPETSNHNRLWTYQRKP comes from the coding sequence TTGGGTCAAAATAGACAGTTTCGTCCAGGGCAAAAGGCACCAAACAATGGATTGTATATAGAAATTGGTGAAACCGGAAGTAACGTAAATAATCCTCAAATGCTAAAACTGAAAGCTGGAGACCGCTTTCCAGAAACATCGAATCATAATCGATTATGGACATATCAAAGAAAACCATAA